A region from the Paraurantiacibacter namhicola genome encodes:
- a CDS encoding OsmC family protein, with protein sequence MKTTNSGSATYEGLGKGGKGHVSTGSGALSAQPYGFQTRFEDEAGTNPEELIAAAHASCFTMALSFKLAEAGHEDGSITTSCEVTLEKDDGGFTVTKSALSTKAKVPGLDKAKFEELAGEAKTGCPISKLLHTEITLTTQFEG encoded by the coding sequence ATGAAGACCACAAATTCAGGCAGCGCGACTTACGAAGGCCTCGGCAAGGGCGGGAAAGGCCATGTGTCCACCGGCTCCGGCGCACTGTCCGCCCAGCCCTATGGATTCCAGACCCGTTTCGAAGATGAAGCCGGCACCAATCCCGAAGAACTGATCGCCGCGGCACATGCCAGCTGCTTCACCATGGCGCTCAGCTTCAAGCTGGCCGAGGCGGGGCATGAGGACGGTTCCATCACGACCAGCTGCGAAGTGACGCTGGAGAAGGACGATGGCGGCTTCACCGTCACCAAGTCCGCGCTTTCAACCAAGGCCAAGGTGCCCGGGCTCGACAAGGCGAAGTTCGAGGAGCTGGCGGGCGAGGCGAAGACCGGTTGCCCGATCTCCAAGCTGCTGCACACCGAGATTACGCTGACGACGCAATTCGAAGGCTGA
- a CDS encoding YqaA family protein produces MVSRWLRALYDWVMEKAAHPHAQGWLALFCFVEASFFPIPPHPLLGLMCLAEPKKAIRFGVIATLASVAGGLLGYAIGWGLWDSVGRQLVGLLGMTESFPTAACYLREFDFEAILIAGATPVPFKLLTIASGFVGMNLVTFVLASIVGRGMIFFTVGVLFRVFGAPIKTFIEKYLGLVTIAFVALVVGGIIVLTQVGSGGEDPADKCAGATYESLGLGG; encoded by the coding sequence ATGGTAAGCCGCTGGCTTCGCGCCTTGTACGACTGGGTGATGGAAAAGGCCGCGCATCCCCATGCGCAGGGCTGGCTGGCGCTGTTCTGCTTCGTGGAAGCCAGCTTCTTCCCCATCCCGCCGCACCCACTGCTAGGCCTGATGTGCCTGGCCGAACCGAAAAAAGCGATCCGCTTCGGCGTGATCGCCACGCTGGCCTCCGTTGCGGGCGGGCTGCTGGGTTATGCCATCGGCTGGGGACTGTGGGACAGCGTGGGCCGCCAGCTGGTCGGCCTGCTGGGCATGACCGAAAGCTTCCCCACCGCCGCCTGTTATTTGCGCGAGTTCGATTTCGAGGCGATCCTGATTGCGGGCGCAACGCCCGTACCCTTCAAGCTGCTGACCATCGCATCGGGCTTCGTAGGCATGAACCTGGTCACCTTCGTGCTCGCCAGCATCGTGGGGCGGGGCATGATCTTCTTCACCGTCGGCGTGCTGTTCCGCGTGTTCGGCGCGCCCATCAAGACCTTCATCGAGAAGTACCTAGGCCTCGTCACCATCGCCTTCGTCGCGCTGGTGGTGGGCGGCATCATCGTGCTGACGCAGGTCGGCAGCGGCGGTGAGGATCCGGCCGACAAATGCGCCGGGGCTACTTACGAAAGCCTGGGCCTGGGCGGCTGA
- a CDS encoding DNA-packaging protein: MLEPDRRRFLLDLDDLTTQEKRKVLKHFSDSEQERFDTHWRLWARPEQMPPAHDDWHTWLVCAGRGFGKTRAGAEWVRKVARGDGDARIALVGASLAEARSVMVEGESGVLACCPQWERPAFSPSLGRLEWPNGAQAQLYSAAEPEGLRGPQFSHAWCDEIGKWTLAGDRAQRAWDNLVMAIRLGERPQLVATTTPRAVPLVKDLFTRADTDRQIVVTRGSTYDNVANLPQRFVNSVRRRYARSALGRQELDGELLTDVEGALWNRALLEQCREDVPSEPCTRIVVGVDPPASANGDACGIVVCGVTESGVGKVLSDASIAKPSPERWARAVARAARAWNADRVVAEANQGGAMVASVLRAAEYSLPLKLVHASRGKVARAEPVAALYEAGRVRHAQCFPKLEDELCGLMSGGDYRGPGRSPDRADALVWALTELMLSRSGRPRVSGF; this comes from the coding sequence ATGCTTGAGCCGGACCGGCGGCGTTTCCTGCTCGACCTGGACGACCTGACAACGCAGGAAAAGCGCAAGGTGCTGAAGCACTTCTCCGACAGTGAGCAGGAACGCTTCGACACGCACTGGCGGCTGTGGGCGCGGCCCGAACAGATGCCGCCTGCGCATGACGACTGGCACACCTGGCTGGTCTGCGCCGGGCGCGGCTTCGGCAAGACACGCGCCGGGGCGGAATGGGTGCGCAAGGTGGCGCGCGGCGACGGCGATGCCCGCATCGCGCTGGTCGGCGCATCGCTGGCCGAAGCGCGCAGCGTGATGGTGGAAGGGGAAAGCGGCGTGCTCGCCTGCTGCCCGCAGTGGGAGCGGCCCGCCTTCTCGCCCTCGCTCGGGCGGCTGGAATGGCCCAATGGCGCGCAGGCGCAGCTCTATTCCGCTGCCGAACCGGAAGGCCTGCGCGGCCCGCAATTCAGCCACGCCTGGTGTGACGAGATCGGCAAGTGGACGCTGGCCGGGGACCGGGCGCAGCGGGCGTGGGACAATCTCGTCATGGCCATCAGGCTGGGCGAGCGGCCGCAACTGGTGGCCACCACCACGCCGCGCGCCGTGCCGCTGGTGAAGGACCTGTTCACCCGCGCCGATACGGACCGGCAGATCGTTGTGACGCGCGGATCGACTTACGACAACGTGGCCAACCTGCCGCAGCGCTTCGTCAATTCGGTGCGCCGCCGCTACGCCAGGAGCGCGCTTGGACGGCAGGAACTGGACGGCGAATTGCTGACCGATGTCGAGGGCGCATTGTGGAACCGCGCTCTGCTGGAACAGTGCCGCGAGGACGTGCCGAGCGAGCCTTGCACGCGCATCGTCGTGGGCGTGGACCCGCCCGCCAGCGCCAATGGCGATGCCTGCGGTATCGTGGTGTGCGGCGTGACGGAAAGCGGCGTGGGCAAGGTGCTGTCCGATGCCAGCATCGCGAAGCCCAGCCCCGAACGCTGGGCCAGGGCCGTCGCCCGCGCGGCGCGCGCCTGGAACGCGGACCGCGTAGTGGCGGAGGCAAACCAGGGCGGCGCGATGGTGGCGAGCGTTCTGCGCGCGGCGGAATACAGCCTGCCGCTGAAACTGGTCCACGCCAGCCGCGGCAAGGTCGCCCGCGCAGAGCCGGTCGCCGCGCTCTACGAAGCGGGCCGCGTGCGTCACGCGCAATGCTTCCCGAAGCTGGAAGACGAACTCTGCGGCCTGATGAGCGGCGGCGACTACCGCGGCCCGGGGCGGTCACCGGACAGGGCGGACGCACTGGTCTGGGCGCTGACGGAACTGATGCTGAGCCGCAGCGGCAGGCCGCGGGTCAGCGGGTTTTAA
- a CDS encoding GIY-YIG nuclease family protein, with the protein MDREKQGGWCYIMADRYRGTLYVGVTSDLAARVTQHREGRGSEFCKKYGLTRLVWVERGNTIDECIAHEKRIKKWRRVWKFDLIEKANPDWDDLFDLLT; encoded by the coding sequence ATGGATCGCGAAAAACAGGGCGGCTGGTGCTACATCATGGCGGACCGTTATCGCGGCACGCTCTATGTCGGTGTCACATCCGACCTCGCGGCTCGGGTTACCCAGCACCGCGAGGGCCGGGGTTCGGAATTCTGCAAAAAATACGGACTCACACGCCTTGTTTGGGTGGAGCGAGGCAACACGATCGATGAGTGCATCGCGCACGAGAAGCGCATCAAGAAGTGGCGGCGCGTGTGGAAGTTCGATCTGATTGAAAAGGCTAACCCGGACTGGGACGATCTCTTCGATCTTCTGACTTAG
- a CDS encoding phage portal protein, whose product MSILENLRSAFKGGAGSRVPLARGYASPWQWAHETGGATPPYDYRHAIRRAYLDNPVAQRAARIVAEGVGSAPLVETDTRALALVQATSAGQSLLETLAAQLLLHGNAFVQVSRDAAGHPVELFALRPERVSIVPDENGWPSAFRYKVGDRELVLGAEDADGWPQVIHLKHFHPADDHYGAGALSAADQAVAIHNAAARWNRALLENAARPSGALVYDTGDGATLTPDQFERLKAELSQAYAGSGNAGRPMLLEGGLSWQAMSLSPADMDFAELKAAAARDIALALGVPPMLLGLPGDNTYSNYREANRALWRLTLLPMAGKILGGLAEGLAGHFPDLDLRVDLDHVPALAEDREKLWAQVSGADFLSPAEKRAMLGLAPQAEGDAE is encoded by the coding sequence ATGTCCATCCTTGAAAACCTGCGCTCCGCCTTCAAGGGCGGGGCGGGATCGCGTGTGCCGCTTGCACGCGGATATGCCTCGCCCTGGCAGTGGGCGCACGAGACGGGCGGCGCGACACCGCCCTACGATTATCGCCATGCCATCCGGCGGGCCTATCTCGACAATCCGGTGGCGCAGCGCGCGGCGCGGATCGTGGCCGAGGGCGTGGGCAGCGCCCCGCTGGTAGAGACCGACACCCGCGCCCTCGCGCTGGTCCAAGCGACGAGTGCGGGGCAGTCGCTGCTGGAAACGCTCGCCGCGCAGCTGCTGCTTCACGGCAATGCCTTCGTACAGGTCAGCCGCGACGCCGCCGGGCATCCGGTGGAGCTGTTTGCGCTGCGGCCGGAGCGCGTCTCCATCGTGCCGGACGAGAATGGCTGGCCGTCCGCCTTCCGTTACAAGGTGGGGGACCGCGAGCTGGTGCTGGGCGCCGAGGATGCCGATGGCTGGCCGCAGGTCATCCATCTGAAGCACTTCCACCCGGCGGACGACCATTACGGCGCAGGCGCGCTTTCGGCCGCCGACCAGGCGGTGGCGATTCACAACGCTGCCGCGCGCTGGAACCGGGCGCTGCTGGAGAACGCGGCGCGGCCTTCCGGGGCGCTGGTCTACGACACGGGCGACGGCGCGACGCTGACGCCCGACCAGTTCGAGCGGCTGAAGGCGGAACTCAGCCAGGCCTATGCCGGCAGCGGCAATGCCGGGCGGCCCATGTTGCTGGAGGGCGGGCTCAGCTGGCAGGCCATGTCGCTGTCGCCCGCAGACATGGATTTCGCCGAGCTGAAAGCGGCCGCCGCGCGCGACATTGCGCTGGCGCTGGGCGTGCCGCCCATGCTGCTCGGCCTCCCGGGCGACAACACCTATTCCAATTACCGCGAGGCGAACCGCGCCCTCTGGCGCCTGACGCTGCTGCCCATGGCGGGCAAGATCCTGGGCGGGCTGGCCGAAGGGTTGGCAGGCCATTTCCCCGATCTCGACCTGCGCGTCGATCTCGACCACGTGCCCGCGCTGGCGGAGGACCGGGAGAAATTGTGGGCACAGGTGAGCGGGGCCGACTTCCTCTCGCCAGCCGAGAAACGCGCCATGCTGGGCCTCGCGCCCCAAGCCGAAGGAGACGCCGAATGA
- a CDS encoding DUF6127 family protein has protein sequence MNREDMLARLISQAASEGTDLVTLRAIVEESSELGANRVLSRLGLADEGACEDLDELRDLLGAWRAAKASAWKAAIEWAVRGVMALLLIGIAVRLGVPGMLR, from the coding sequence ATGAACCGTGAAGACATGCTGGCGAGGCTGATCTCGCAGGCCGCTAGTGAGGGGACGGACCTCGTCACCCTTCGCGCCATCGTGGAGGAATCGAGCGAGCTCGGCGCAAACCGCGTGCTATCCCGCCTCGGCCTCGCCGACGAAGGCGCCTGCGAGGACCTCGACGAATTGCGCGACCTGCTGGGGGCCTGGCGCGCCGCCAAGGCCAGCGCCTGGAAGGCCGCGATCGAGTGGGCCGTGCGCGGCGTGATGGCGCTGCTGCTGATCGGCATTGCCGTGCGGCTCGGCGTGCCGGGGATGCTGCGATGA
- a CDS encoding HK97 family phage prohead protease: protein MRIAGYAALFDVPDAGRDTIRRGAFARTLSEQRSIPLYWQHKPEQRIGWVRTAREDERGLRVVAEIDNPQGRAAQMLRQRAVNGLSFGYRARGFHRSAQGRVLEDIDLFEVSLVTHPLQHGSRVHLVA, encoded by the coding sequence ATGCGTATCGCCGGATACGCTGCGCTGTTCGATGTGCCGGATGCCGGGCGCGACACCATCCGCCGCGGCGCCTTTGCCCGCACGCTGAGCGAGCAGCGCAGCATCCCCCTCTACTGGCAGCACAAGCCGGAGCAGCGCATCGGCTGGGTCCGCACCGCCCGCGAGGACGAGCGCGGCCTGCGCGTGGTGGCGGAGATCGACAATCCGCAAGGCCGCGCCGCACAGATGCTGCGCCAGCGCGCGGTCAACGGCCTCAGCTTCGGCTACCGGGCGCGCGGCTTCCACCGCTCAGCACAAGGGCGCGTGCTGGAGGATATCGACCTGTTCGAAGTCAGCCTCGTCACCCATCCCCTGCAACACGGATCGCGCGTGCACTTGGTTGCATAG
- a CDS encoding phage major capsid protein has translation MEMTPNTAAAADTVLDDSFDIVARQDRAEESIVSLRSDVDEVKARVDKIGRAAARPALATSPAASTEVKGFVDGYLRNGRETEVKSLSATTPADGGYAVPREIDAAISAELKEISPIRALAQVVQVGSAGYRKLVSTGGTASGWVSETASRPDTDTPQFAEIAPPFGELYANPAASQAMLDDAGFDIEAWLASEIAMEFARAEGAAFVSGTGADQPLGFLSSPVSMAGDAVRPFGSLQYIGSGDANGFDTNPESRLIDLVHTMKAGHRQGASWVMNSSTLSEVRKLKTADGAFLWQPGLVEGQPDRLLGYPVVEAEDMPDVGAGAFPIAFGNFRAGYLIAERSATQVLRDPFTNKPFVHFYATKRVGGQVLDSAAIKLLKIEE, from the coding sequence ATGGAAATGACCCCCAATACCGCCGCCGCTGCGGACACCGTGCTGGACGACAGCTTCGACATCGTCGCCCGGCAGGACCGCGCGGAGGAGTCGATCGTCTCGCTGCGCTCCGACGTGGACGAGGTGAAGGCCCGCGTGGACAAGATCGGCCGCGCGGCTGCCCGCCCGGCTCTGGCCACCTCTCCCGCCGCCAGCACCGAAGTGAAGGGCTTCGTCGATGGCTATCTTCGCAATGGCCGCGAGACCGAGGTGAAGTCGCTGAGCGCCACCACCCCGGCGGATGGCGGCTATGCCGTCCCGCGCGAAATCGATGCCGCCATCAGTGCGGAGCTGAAGGAAATCAGCCCGATCCGCGCCCTCGCGCAGGTCGTCCAGGTCGGCAGCGCAGGCTATCGCAAGCTGGTGAGCACCGGCGGAACGGCCAGCGGCTGGGTGTCCGAAACGGCATCGCGGCCCGATACCGACACGCCGCAGTTCGCCGAAATCGCCCCGCCCTTCGGCGAGCTTTACGCCAACCCGGCCGCGAGCCAGGCCATGCTGGACGATGCCGGTTTCGATATCGAGGCCTGGCTGGCGAGCGAAATCGCGATGGAATTCGCCCGCGCGGAAGGGGCAGCCTTCGTGTCCGGCACGGGCGCGGACCAGCCGCTCGGCTTCCTGTCCTCGCCCGTCTCCATGGCCGGTGACGCGGTGCGCCCCTTCGGAAGTCTGCAGTATATCGGCAGCGGCGATGCGAACGGCTTCGACACCAATCCGGAAAGCCGCCTGATCGACCTCGTGCACACGATGAAGGCCGGCCACCGGCAGGGCGCGAGCTGGGTGATGAACTCCTCCACCCTGTCCGAAGTGCGCAAGTTGAAGACGGCCGATGGCGCGTTCCTGTGGCAGCCGGGCCTGGTCGAAGGGCAGCCGGACCGCCTGCTGGGTTACCCGGTGGTGGAAGCGGAAGACATGCCGGATGTTGGCGCGGGCGCTTTCCCCATCGCCTTCGGCAACTTCCGCGCCGGTTACCTGATCGCGGAACGCAGCGCCACACAGGTGCTGCGCGATCCCTTCACCAACAAGCCCTTCGTCCACTTCTACGCCACCAAGCGCGTGGGCGGCCAGGTGCTCGATAGCGCGGCGATCAAGCTGCTGAAGATCGAGGAATAA
- a CDS encoding head-tail connector protein, with the protein MNRTILVPPAPADAALRELKDWLAITNTAEDALLTGLIGAALEACEGFTGSLPLEATCEEILPAGGGWRGLTTRPVQAVLGMEGIPAEGSRFSFAPDAFEADLDAHGGAHVRIIRQGAAGRIAVRFIAGLAADWDSLPDALRHGVVRLAAELYRQRDESRASANPPSAVAALWRPWRRLRVA; encoded by the coding sequence ATGAACCGCACGATCCTGGTGCCCCCCGCTCCGGCGGATGCGGCGCTGCGCGAGCTGAAGGATTGGCTCGCCATCACCAACACTGCCGAGGACGCGCTACTGACTGGCCTGATCGGCGCGGCGCTGGAGGCCTGCGAAGGCTTCACCGGCTCGCTTCCCCTGGAGGCGACCTGCGAGGAAATCCTGCCCGCAGGCGGCGGCTGGCGCGGACTGACCACCCGGCCCGTCCAGGCCGTGCTGGGCATGGAAGGCATTCCGGCGGAGGGTTCGCGCTTCAGCTTCGCACCTGACGCATTCGAGGCCGACCTCGATGCTCATGGCGGCGCGCATGTCCGGATCATACGGCAGGGCGCGGCGGGCCGCATCGCGGTGCGCTTCATCGCCGGTCTCGCCGCTGATTGGGACTCGCTGCCCGACGCGCTGCGCCACGGCGTGGTGCGCCTTGCGGCGGAGCTTTATCGCCAGCGGGACGAGAGCCGGGCCTCGGCCAATCCGCCCAGCGCCGTGGCTGCCCTGTGGCGGCCCTGGCGGCGGCTGAGGGTGGCCTGA
- a CDS encoding DUF3168 domain-containing protein, with protein METLLRAALIDWLRADPALAATLNSVTEEAPTRASHPWLAIAASASADWSTKNRRGREVRVALELHCRGDDPATAAELVRAIELRVEGLPRDHPGLTIVTTQFLRARAEQRPGNIRAMLMEYRFRLLEN; from the coding sequence ATGGAAACCCTCCTCCGCGCCGCACTCATCGACTGGTTGCGCGCCGATCCCGCGCTTGCCGCAACGCTTAATTCCGTCACGGAAGAGGCGCCAACGCGTGCGAGCCATCCCTGGCTTGCCATCGCCGCCAGCGCCTCCGCCGACTGGAGCACCAAGAACCGGCGCGGGCGCGAAGTTCGCGTGGCGCTGGAGCTGCATTGCCGGGGCGACGATCCCGCCACCGCCGCAGAGCTTGTCCGCGCCATAGAGCTGCGCGTGGAAGGCCTGCCGCGTGATCACCCCGGCCTTACCATCGTCACGACGCAGTTCCTGCGTGCCCGGGCCGAGCAACGCCCCGGCAACATCCGCGCCATGCTGATGGAATACCGCTTCCGATTGCTTGAAAACTGA
- a CDS encoding phage major tail protein, TP901-1 family: MPAQKGAAFLLKIGDGAEPPAFETVAGLRTTQMSINGDTVVVTHKESGGWRELLSGAGTRSVSVSAAGIFLGSQAEGSIRAHALAGTIDDYELSFEDGERLRGRFLVQRLDYAGDFNGERSYTMQLESSGPVVPA; encoded by the coding sequence ATGCCAGCCCAGAAAGGTGCCGCCTTCCTCCTCAAGATCGGCGATGGAGCCGAGCCGCCAGCCTTCGAAACCGTCGCGGGCCTGCGCACCACGCAGATGTCCATCAATGGCGACACCGTGGTCGTCACGCACAAGGAATCGGGCGGCTGGCGAGAGCTGCTGTCCGGCGCGGGCACGCGGTCCGTCTCCGTCAGTGCGGCGGGCATCTTCCTCGGCAGCCAGGCCGAAGGTTCGATCCGCGCACATGCGCTGGCCGGAACCATCGACGATTACGAGCTGAGCTTCGAGGATGGCGAGCGCCTGCGCGGCCGCTTCCTTGTCCAGCGGCTCGATTACGCCGGGGATTTCAACGGCGAGCGCAGTTACACCATGCAGCTGGAAAGCTCCGGCCCCGTGGTGCCCGCTTGA
- a CDS encoding gene transfer agent family protein encodes MSGANPLRGEASLDIGGELRVLRPTFTALVAAEDELGPLFALVERAGEGRLKIAELEALFWHCLVDREDITRAEMGEAVMRAGLAGCAAPLRALLGQILKGA; translated from the coding sequence TTGAGCGGCGCCAATCCCCTGCGCGGTGAAGCCTCACTGGATATCGGCGGCGAGCTGCGTGTCCTGCGCCCGACCTTTACCGCGCTCGTCGCGGCGGAGGACGAGCTTGGCCCGCTGTTTGCGCTGGTCGAGCGCGCCGGCGAGGGCCGCCTGAAAATCGCCGAACTGGAAGCCCTGTTCTGGCATTGCCTGGTGGACCGTGAGGACATCACCCGCGCCGAGATGGGCGAGGCGGTGATGCGCGCCGGGCTGGCCGGATGCGCGGCGCCCCTGCGCGCGCTGCTGGGGCAGATCCTGAAAGGCGCCTGA
- a CDS encoding phage tail assembly chaperone gives MTGTFSDAAQRLAGLVPRALGWTPDQFWAATPEELAAIFSNETHAAPDQPLDRAGLQAMLERERHG, from the coding sequence ATGACAGGCACTTTCTCCGACGCGGCGCAGCGGCTGGCAGGCCTGGTGCCGCGCGCGCTGGGCTGGACGCCCGACCAGTTCTGGGCCGCCACGCCGGAAGAGCTGGCGGCAATCTTTTCGAACGAAACGCACGCCGCGCCGGACCAGCCACTGGACCGCGCAGGGCTGCAGGCAATGCTGGAGCGCGAACGCCATGGATGA
- a CDS encoding tail tape measure protein, translating to MDDELETLMVDVRASTDGFRSDIEGLRSTIDSSLVDGFARAGNVLERGLLGAIRRGTLGFDDLKRVALDTLNEIAAQALKSGIGNLFGGGPATSGSGGLGGLLTGALGAIFGLPGRATGGPVSPGQAYLVGERGPEMFVPTSAGRVETGQGGSGTGARDVRVAIQIAAPRGSSAPRSLERSGRQVAAQVRNALRQV from the coding sequence ATGGATGATGAACTGGAAACGCTGATGGTGGACGTGCGGGCGAGCACGGACGGCTTCAGATCCGATATCGAGGGGCTGCGCAGCACGATCGACAGCTCGCTGGTCGATGGCTTTGCCCGCGCCGGCAATGTGCTGGAGCGCGGCCTGCTGGGCGCAATCCGCCGCGGCACGCTGGGCTTCGACGATCTGAAGCGCGTGGCGCTCGACACACTGAACGAGATTGCCGCGCAGGCGCTGAAGAGCGGCATCGGCAATCTGTTCGGCGGTGGCCCGGCCACCAGCGGCAGCGGCGGCCTCGGCGGACTGCTGACGGGCGCACTGGGCGCCATCTTCGGCCTTCCGGGGCGCGCGACCGGCGGCCCCGTCTCGCCCGGCCAGGCTTACCTTGTGGGCGAGCGCGGGCCGGAAATGTTCGTGCCCACCAGCGCGGGCCGGGTCGAAACCGGACAGGGCGGCTCGGGCACAGGCGCGCGCGATGTGCGCGTCGCCATCCAGATCGCCGCGCCGCGCGGGAGCAGCGCGCCGCGCTCGCTCGAACGCTCCGGCCGGCAGGTCGCGGCGCAGGTCCGCAACGCCTTGCGGCAGGTTTGA